AGAACACCGAGCAGATCGGGCTGGCCCCGCTGTCCGCGCTCATGGGCAAGCAGGATCTGCAGCCGTTCGCGTGCGATAGGTGCGGAGGCCTTCTTGCCGCGGAGAAGTCGAAGCAGACCCATGCTCATGCAGCCCTCCGTCGCAGGAGGCGGTCCATAAAACCTCTGCGCTCGGCGGGAACGTGCATCGTTATGTTCTCGCCGCAGAGGCGCTTGGCCGCGTCCATATAGGCCCGCGCCGGCGCTCCATCCGCATTCGACAGCGTCACCGGCGTGCCGACGTTGGAGGCCTTCAACACGTCCTGGCTCTCGGGAATGATGCCGAGCAAGGGCGTGGCAAGGATCTCGAGGATGTCGTCGATGGTAAGCATCTCGCCGCGCGCGGCGCGGGAGGCATCGTAACGGGTGATGAGAATGTGCTTCTCGACGCGCTCGCCCTTCTCGGCCCGCACCGTCTTGGAGTCGAGCATGCCGATGATGCGGTCGGAATCGCGCACCGAGGAGACCTCGGGATTGGTGACGATCACGGCCTCGTCGGCAAAGCGCATCGCCATGGAGGCGCCGCGCTCGATGCCGGCCGGGCTGTCGCAGATCACCCAGTCGAAACGGGTGCGCAACTCAGCGATGACCTTGCCGACGCCCTCGTCCGTCAGCGCGTCCTTGTCGCGGGTTTGGGAAGCCGGCAGCAGCCACAAATTCTCGAGCCGCTTGTCGCGGATCAGCGCCTGCGGCAGCTTGGCGACGCCCTGCACCACGTTGATGAGGTCGAACACGACGCGGCGTTCGGCGCCCATCACGAGATCGAGGTTGCGCAGGCCGACGTCGAAATCGACGACGACCACCTTGTCGCCGCGTTGCGCCAGGGCGGCTCCCAGCGCGGCGGTCGTCGTGGTCTTGCCGACCCCGCCCTTGCCTGATGTCACGACCAGTACCTTACTCATCTGAAATGTCTCCTTTGCTGGTCAGTTCAGTGCTGTAATTCGCATGGTATTCCCTTGCAGAAAGGCCTGCGCCGGCTTGCCGCGCAAGGCGGCGTCAATGTCGTCCGCAGTCTGGTAAAAACCGTCAATTGCAAGCAGTTCAGCCTCGATCTTCTGGCAGTAGATGCGCGCGCTCGTGTGACCGTTGACCCCGGCCATGGCGCGGCCGCGCAGCGCGCCATAGACGTGGATGGAGCCGCCGGCGACGACCTCGGCACCGGACCCGACCGAGCCGAGAATGGTGACGTCGCCTTCCGGGAAGATCACGGTCTGGCCCGAGCGCACCGGATTTTCCAGCAGCAGCGACGTCGGTTTGGCGGCGGCCTTCTCTGCCTTCTTGGGTGCGCTCGACTCGACCACGCAGCTGCGTCCGCCCGAGAGCAGCGGCGGCATCGCCGGCGTCAGCCGCCCCTCCTCCACCCCCTCGATCCCGAGCACGCGGATGTTGCGGTCCTGCAGGCTGGAGAGCAGATGGCCGATACCGGATTGGCTGAGATCGACCGAGGACAGGTCGATCACCACCGGCCGGCCGGCAAAGAACCCCGGCGAACGTGCGATCGTGGCGTCGATCTCCTGGAGCCAGTCCAGGATTGGAACCGTCGGCACGAACACGAAGGCGACATAAGAGCGCCCGCGCAGGCGAACCATTTGGCGTTGGACTTTTGCTGCAGCCTCCATAGCGGCCGACTCGTTCCCCGTTATTGAATGGTTAACGATGCGGCCGATATGGTTAACGGCCGGTTAATTCTCGTTGGGTTACTTGGGGATGGCCGGACCGGCTTTGGGCGATGGACGCCAGATCGCAACCCCGACCTCCGGTGTCATCCTGGCGAAAGCCAGGACCCATACCGCGGAATCTATCGATTGCGGTGGGAGTACCGAAGAGCGCGTCTTCGCCAAATTGCTCCCTGGGGTAGCGGGTCCTGGCTTTCGCCAGGACGACATCAGGGGAGATGGCGCGCAACTGCAGCCACCTCGTCATTGCTTCGCTGCGCTCGCAATGACGGAGTACTGGGCGACTACAGTGCCCCCTATTTCTTCACCTTGCTCGCATCCATCTTGATGGCGGGGTCGAGCATCTTGGTCGTGAACGCCGTCGTCACGTCGAACGGCTTCTCCATGCCGAGATAGGTCTGGACCAGCTCGTAGTCCTTCTTCATCCGCTCGCCGTCGATCCAGCCAAGCGACTTGGTCGTCGTGAATTCATCCGTCATCAGGAACTTGATGCGCTCCCACTGACGCTCCTGGTTCTCCTTGTCGAGGCCGGAGACCTGGTCGAGCAACGCCTTCAGGCACGGCGTGGCATCGGCGACGCAGGCCGCAAAGGCCTTCTGCGTGACGCGCACGAACTCTTCAACGACCTTTGGATTCTTCTGCAGATAGGCCCCGTTGACGATCAGCGAATTGCCGTACGGATTGAGCCCGATGTCCTTCCAGTTGACGTAGCCGAGATCGCCTCCGAACTCGATCACCTTCAGATCGTGCTCGTTGTAGAAATCGCTGATGATGTCGACGGTGTGGCTCTTCAGCGCCGCGATCTTCGCGGTCGGCCCGACATTGACGAAGCCGACGGAGTCGGGCGCAAGGCCCGCGGCCTTGGCAAAGGCCGGCCACATCACGCGCGAAGCATCGCCGGGCGGATTGCCGATCTTGTGCCCGGCGAAATCCTTTACGCCGTTCACGCCGTAGCTCTTCAGCCAGTAAAAGGTCTGGCCGGTGTTGGCATAGACGCTCATCACGGCGACGGTGTCGGCGCCCTTGCTCTTGGCCACCAGCATGGTGGCGAGATCGGCGACGCCGAACGGCGAGCCGCCGGAGCCGACCTTGGCAGCGGAGACGCCGGAGCCCTTTCCGGTCTCGATCGTGAGATCGATGCCCGCCTTCTCGTACCAGCCTTGCGCCTTGGCGTAATAATACGGCGAGTGATCGGCCGTCGGCGTCCAGTTCAGGATCAGATTGACCGCCTCGCCCGCGCGCGCGGGCACCGTCGAAACACCGAGCATCAGGGCCAGTACCAGGGCAGAGCCCGCCGCCTGCAAATGCTTCATCGCACCTCTCCTCGTTGTCGCGACCCGGCTTGTCGCTCTCCCCATGTGAGGATACCAATGCAACAAGCCCGCCTTCAACTTGTCAACTGTTTGGTTGGAAATGCCCGCAAAACGATCTGGCGACACCGTGCCGCAGCGCCGCGATCCCGTCGCCACCCGCAACAAGCTGCTCACCGCCGCGCGGCTGGAATTCGCCCGGCACGGCTTTGCGGGCGCCCGCGTCGACGAGATCGCTGAGCGCGCCGGCGTCAACAAGCAGCTCGTCTACCATTACTTCGGCGACAAGGACGCGCTTTACCTCGCCGTCCTCGAATGGGTCTATGAAGACATCCGCGAGCAGGAGCGCAGGCTCAATCTCGAAGGCCTGCCGCCGGAAAAGGCGATCCGCAGGCTGATCGAGGCCTCTTTCGACCATCTCGCGGCAAACCCTGATTTCATCGTGCTCTTGAACGACGAGAACCGCGGCGGCGCCCGCCACGTCCGCGGCTCGACCCGGCTGGAGGCGATGCATTCCCCGCTGGTCAGAAGCGTTTCCCACATCCTCAACGAGGGCGTACGCTCGGGTGTGTTCCGCAAGGGGATCGATCCCGTCCAGCTCTATATCTCCATTGCGGGCCTCAGCTATTTCTTCTTCTCCAACACGCCGACGCTGTCGGCGATCTTCGGCAAGGACCTCTCGAGCCGCGCCCAGCGCCGCGCCCGCCGCAGGCACGTCGCCGACCTGGTATTGCAGTCGCTCCGGCCCTAATCAACCAACTGGTTGAGACTTACCCCGGGGACGGTTAGGCTGACATCGTGGCAGCGAGGCCGCGGACAACAGGGAGCAGCACTTGGCAGCCGACCGGGCACGAACCTCGCGCAGCTTTGCGATCATCCTGATCGTGCACCTCGCCGTGCTCGTGCTCTGGCAGATCGCGGTCGATGCGTTCCACGTGCCGAAATTCATCCTGCCCTCTCCGCTTGCCACCGTGCAGACGCTGGGAACCGCAAGCTATGCCTGGGGTATGAACACGCTGGTAACCGCGGTCGAGATCCTCGGCGGCTTCGCACTTGGCGCCTTCGTCGGCGTCGCGCTCGCGGTGATCTTCAGCTGGGCGCCGCTGCTGAGCCTCATGCTGCTGCCGCTGTTCGTGACGATGAACATGATCCCGAAGGTCGCGCTCGGCCCGCTCTTCATCGTCTGGTTCTCCTACGGCATCGTGCCGAACATCCTGATCGCCTTCAGCATCTGCTTCTTCCCGATCCTGCTCACCACCGCGCGCGGCCTGCGCGAGGTCGAGCCTGACCTGCTCGATCTCGTCAAATCGCTGCGCGGCTCGCGCTGGACGCTGTTCCGCAAGATCCAGCTGCCGGGATCGCTGCCTTACATATTCTCCGGCATGAAGGTCGGCGCCATCCTCGCGGTTGCCGGCGCCATCGTCGGGGAATTCATCGCCTCCGAGCGCGGGCTCGGCTACCTCATGATCCAGGTGCAGTCCTCGCTCGACACGCCCGCGATGGTGATGGCCGTGGTGCTGCTGACGCTGCTCGGCGTCGCTCTCTACGGCCTGGTGCTCGCCCTCGAACGCATGTTCGTGGTCGGCGACGCCGGACAGACCTGACACGGCAGACCTAACGACAAGGACCGTCCCATGCTGCTCACCCGCCAGACACTGCCGAAGACCATTCCGGACATCGCCGCGCTCGACGAGTTGTTGTGCCGGCCCACGCAGGCGCTGATCGACGACCTCGCCAAGGTCGAGGGCGACATCATGATCCTAGGCGTCGCCGGCAAGATGGGACCGACGCTGGCGGGGCTGGCAAAGGCGGCCGTGCCGGATCGCCGCGTCGTCGGTGTCGCGCGCTTCAGCGACCCAAGCGTGAAGGATTGGCTGCACGCGCGCGGCGTCGAGACCATCAATTGCAACCTGATGGACGAGAAGGCCATTCAGGCGCTGCCGAAGGCCCCCAACATCGTCTTCATGGCCGGCCGAAAGTTCGGCGCCGAGGGCGATCTGTCGCTGACCTGGGCGATGAACGCGCATGTGCCGGCGCTGGTCGCGCAGGCCTTCCCCTCGTCTCGCATCGTGGCGTTCTCGACCGGCTGCATCTATCCCTTCGTCCCCGTCGACGGCAAAGGTGCAACCGAGGACATGGCGCCGAATCCACCCGGCGAGTACGCGCAGTCCTGCGTCGGCCGCGAGCGCATGTTCGAATATTTTTCGCGCAAGTTCTCCACGCCCGGCCGCCTGTTCCGCCTCAATTACGCAATCGACATGCGCTACGGCGTGCTGCACGACATTGCCACAAAAGTGCTCACGGGCATGCCGATCGACGTCAGCCTTGGCCATGTGAATTTCATCTGGCAGGGCGATGCCTCCGCGCAGGCCCTGCGCTGCCTCGCCCATTGCACGGCGCCGACCTCGCCGATCAATGTCAGCGGCCACGAGATTTTGGCGGTGCGCGATCTCGCGCAAAA
This genomic stretch from Bradyrhizobium sp. CCGB12 harbors:
- the minD gene encoding septum site-determining protein MinD, which gives rise to MSKVLVVTSGKGGVGKTTTTAALGAALAQRGDKVVVVDFDVGLRNLDLVMGAERRVVFDLINVVQGVAKLPQALIRDKRLENLWLLPASQTRDKDALTDEGVGKVIAELRTRFDWVICDSPAGIERGASMAMRFADEAVIVTNPEVSSVRDSDRIIGMLDSKTVRAEKGERVEKHILITRYDASRAARGEMLTIDDILEILATPLLGIIPESQDVLKASNVGTPVTLSNADGAPARAYMDAAKRLCGENITMHVPAERRGFMDRLLRRRAA
- the minC gene encoding septum site-determining protein MinC: MEAAAKVQRQMVRLRGRSYVAFVFVPTVPILDWLQEIDATIARSPGFFAGRPVVIDLSSVDLSQSGIGHLLSSLQDRNIRVLGIEGVEEGRLTPAMPPLLSGGRSCVVESSAPKKAEKAAAKPTSLLLENPVRSGQTVIFPEGDVTILGSVGSGAEVVAGGSIHVYGALRGRAMAGVNGHTSARIYCQKIEAELLAIDGFYQTADDIDAALRGKPAQAFLQGNTMRITALN
- a CDS encoding ABC transporter substrate-binding protein; amino-acid sequence: MKHLQAAGSALVLALMLGVSTVPARAGEAVNLILNWTPTADHSPYYYAKAQGWYEKAGIDLTIETGKGSGVSAAKVGSGGSPFGVADLATMLVAKSKGADTVAVMSVYANTGQTFYWLKSYGVNGVKDFAGHKIGNPPGDASRVMWPAFAKAAGLAPDSVGFVNVGPTAKIAALKSHTVDIISDFYNEHDLKVIEFGGDLGYVNWKDIGLNPYGNSLIVNGAYLQKNPKVVEEFVRVTQKAFAACVADATPCLKALLDQVSGLDKENQERQWERIKFLMTDEFTTTKSLGWIDGERMKKDYELVQTYLGMEKPFDVTTAFTTKMLDPAIKMDASKVKK
- a CDS encoding TetR/AcrR family transcriptional regulator, whose product is MPAKRSGDTVPQRRDPVATRNKLLTAARLEFARHGFAGARVDEIAERAGVNKQLVYHYFGDKDALYLAVLEWVYEDIREQERRLNLEGLPPEKAIRRLIEASFDHLAANPDFIVLLNDENRGGARHVRGSTRLEAMHSPLVRSVSHILNEGVRSGVFRKGIDPVQLYISIAGLSYFFFSNTPTLSAIFGKDLSSRAQRRARRRHVADLVLQSLRP
- a CDS encoding ABC transporter permease; the encoded protein is MAADRARTSRSFAIILIVHLAVLVLWQIAVDAFHVPKFILPSPLATVQTLGTASYAWGMNTLVTAVEILGGFALGAFVGVALAVIFSWAPLLSLMLLPLFVTMNMIPKVALGPLFIVWFSYGIVPNILIAFSICFFPILLTTARGLREVEPDLLDLVKSLRGSRWTLFRKIQLPGSLPYIFSGMKVGAILAVAGAIVGEFIASERGLGYLMIQVQSSLDTPAMVMAVVLLTLLGVALYGLVLALERMFVVGDAGQT
- a CDS encoding NAD(P)-dependent oxidoreductase, which translates into the protein MLLTRQTLPKTIPDIAALDELLCRPTQALIDDLAKVEGDIMILGVAGKMGPTLAGLAKAAVPDRRVVGVARFSDPSVKDWLHARGVETINCNLMDEKAIQALPKAPNIVFMAGRKFGAEGDLSLTWAMNAHVPALVAQAFPSSRIVAFSTGCIYPFVPVDGKGATEDMAPNPPGEYAQSCVGRERMFEYFSRKFSTPGRLFRLNYAIDMRYGVLHDIATKVLTGMPIDVSLGHVNFIWQGDASAQALRCLAHCTAPTSPINVSGHEILAVRDLAQKFGARFGRAPVLTGKEEPTAWLTDTSRAVELFGLPVVDTEQLIAWTADWVSRAMPSLGKPTKYEVRDGRY